The Juglans regia cultivar Chandler chromosome 2, Walnut 2.0, whole genome shotgun sequence genome includes a window with the following:
- the LOC118347686 gene encoding ribose-phosphate pyrophosphokinase 1, chloroplastic-like, whose protein sequence is MAAASLTLPYTSSSSYAAGSGSASSSAAASSLFSSFPLSQRRFVSCDSRSRIQAPNSIKCDLSEPPFKSVNGKPIVPILNERNLPKFLETARMEKTINRTSTRLKLFSGTANPTLSQEIAWYMGLELGNINIKRFADGEIYVQLRESVRGCDVYLVQPTCPPANENLMELLIMIDACRRASAKTITAVIPYFGYARADRKTQGRESIAAKLVANLITEAGANRVLACDLHSGQSMGYFDIPVDHVYAQPVILDYLASKRINSQDLVVVSPDVGGVARARAFAKKLSDAPLAIVDKRRHGHNVAEVILHEYSLTPSFFSLHLP, encoded by the exons ATGGCTGCTGCCTCGCTGACTCTGCCATatacttcttcttcctcttacGCCGCCGGTTCTGGTTCTGCGTCTTCTTCGGCTGCTGCCTCTTCTCTGTTCTCTAGCTTCCCCCTCAGCCAAAGGCGCTTCGTCTCCTGCGACTCTCGCTCTCGAATTCAAGCCCCTAACAGCATC AAATGTGATCTATCTGAGCCACCGTTCAAAAGTGTAAATGGGAAACCAATTGTTCCCATCCTTAACGAGCGGAATCTACCCAAGTTTTTGGAAACTGCACGCATGGAGAAAACAATCAACAGGACTAGTACCAGGCTGAAACTATTTTCTGGCACTGCAAATCCTACACTTTCTCAG GAAATTGCTTGGTATATGGGCCTGGAACTCGGGAATATCAACATAAAGCGATTTGCTGATGGCGAAATATATGTTCAGTTGCGAGAGAGTGTCAGAGGATGTGATGTTTACTTAGTACAGCCTACCTGCCCTCCTGCAAATGAGAATCTCATGGAGCTTTTGATAATGATAGATGCTTGTCGTAGAGCATCGGCCAAAACCATTACTGCCGTGATTCCATATTTTGGATATGCGAGAGCTGACAGAAAG ACCCAAGGGCGTGAATCGATTGCCGCCAAACTAGTCGCAAACCTTATCACAGAAGCAGGTGCAAACCGTGTTCTTGCTTGTGACCTTCATTCTGGGCAGTCCATGGGTTACTTTGATATCCCAGTGGACCATGTATACGCTCAG CCCGTGATTCTTGATTATCTTGCCAGTAAGAGGATAAACTCTCAAGATTTGGTAGTTGTTTCCCCTGATGTTGGTGGGGTAGCAAGGGCACGTGCTTTTGCAAAAAAGTTATCTGATGCGCCTTTAGCCATTGTAGACAAAAGGCGTCATGGACACAATGTTGCTGAGGTAATTTTGCATGAGTACTCTTTGACACCATCTTTTTTCAGCTTACATCTGCCttga
- the LOC109012173 gene encoding uncharacterized protein LOC109012173: MKLSLEFQEDRHHAHHHRHQIETLKAKIPLTILNQPLSYHPTTSTSTASPPFSLSLKSGLGLFGSPNSSPLVFSANFSLSPTNTPIPTFSLHLKPQFGHFSLRKSTFSDPVSDKNSGPFSDGGDKVNYGSYSNSGVNLGPESHSNDEFGSGFVSEGSSVWQELKLEPFGGKDGVTNPSSLENGGVHSNGGIGFVPERQLAWKNSRKDRFLSGVGVMAKTSFPVTKRVMVNMRWGVNFPADGGKGLPYLTVNKIGIERVEQVKQVASGGESNEGDSELLKVMCFWMRRDLKALEKENREMKLSLEEMRTRGSVKNIRRESDGLGKNLSPPPGQSSSEFEQWRSRNSGREDNGRRESKETSREFVQRKSKKSGGEENGLRESNKTNRVSDLESELQRAIKAASS, encoded by the exons ATGAAGCTTTCCCTCGAGTTTCAAGAAGATCGCCACCACGCTCACCACCACCGCCACCAAATCGAAACCCTCAAAGCCAAAATACCCCTAACCATATTGAACCAGCC GTTATCCTACCATcccaccacctccacctccacagCTTCCcctcctttttctctctccctaaAGTCTGGCCTTGGCCTCTTTGGCTCCCCCAACAGCTCCCCCCTCGTCTTCTCTGCCAATTTCTCCCTCTCCCCGACAAACACTCCCATCCCTACTTTCTCTCTCCACCTAAAGCCCCAATTCGGCCATTTTTCCCTCagaaaatcaactttttctGACCCTGTTTCTGATAAAAATTCTGGGCCTTTCTCCGATGGTGGGGATAAAGTTAATTATGGGTCTTACTCCAATAGTGGGGTCAATTTGGGTCCCGAGTCACATTCAAATGATGAGTTCGGAAGTGGGTTTGTGTCAGAGGGGTCATCTGTTTGGCAGGAGCTGAAATTGGAGCCTTTTGGTGGCAAAGATGGAGTTACAAACCCGAGTTCTTTAGAGAATGGCGGTGTTCATTCCAATGGTGGAATTGGGTTTGTACCGGAGAGGCAATTGGCTTGGAAGAATAGTCGGAAAGATAGATTTTTGTCTGGAGTTGGTGTTATGGCAAAGACGTCATTTCCAGTGACCAAAAGGGTAATGGTGAATATGCGGTGGGGTGTCAATTTTCCGGCTGATGGGGGAAAGGGATTGCCATATTTGACGGTGAATAAGATTGGTATAGAAAGGGTTGAACAGGTGAAGCAGGTGGCGAGCGGTGGTGAGAGTAATGAGGGTGATTCGGAACTGTTGAAGGTAATGTGTTTCTGGATGAGAAGGGATTTGAAGGCTTTGGAGAAGGAAAATAGAGAGATGAAGCTGAGTTTGGAGGAGATGAGAACCAGGGGTTCTGTGAAAAATATTCGTCGGGAGAGTGATGGTTTAGGGAAGAACCTTTCACCGCCTCCCGGTCAAAGTTCTAGCGAGTTTGAGCAGTGGAGGAGCAGGAATAGTGGCAGAGAAGACAATGGGCGTAGAGAATCGAAGGAGACTTCTAGGGAGTTTGTGCAGCGGAAGAGCAAGAAGAGTGGCGGAGAAGAGAATGGGCTAAGGGAATCAAATAAGACCAATCGGGTGAGCGATTTAGAATCTGAATTGCAGAGAGCTATCAAGGCGGCTTCTTCGTAA
- the LOC109012172 gene encoding tobamovirus multiplication protein 2B-like, with protein sequence MATSAKLANHGSSREGSAKASVADQIFQTVQSTSNLLHLMQQSSASQAQLRKLPKNLLAKTSIIKNTGQVLEQMPHVIASLDAHMENGLHSVPHLQPVVQLLANMESCQLNSLSQAHLSHEEHGLAKSSEVP encoded by the exons ATGGCAACCTCAGCGAAGTTAGCGAACCACGGGAGCAGCAGAGAAGGCTCGGCCAAAGCCTCCGTGGCCGATCAGATCTTTCAAACCGTTCAGTCCACCTCCAATCTCCTTCACCTGATGCAACAGTCTTCTGCTTCTCAG GCCCAACTGAGAAAGCTGCCAAAGAACCTTTTGGCTAAAACCTCTATAATCAAGAATACCGGGCAA GTGTTGGAGCAGATGCCTCATGTCATTGCATCCTTGGATGCACATATGGAGAATGGATTACACAG TGTTCCTCATCTGCAACCAGTAGTCCAGTTACTTGCAAATATGGAAAGCTGCCagcttaactctctctctcaagctcaTCTTTCTCACGAG GAACATGGCTTGGCAAAATCTTCAGAGGTGCCTTAG